The genome window atgtaaatttaatgttcaaatacaggaatggtaggtatttgttgacatctcccaaagtaacgttcaatcttccttaggctccataatctgacacgtatttggtaggtcagttttaattagcatggtttccatataatggtgattgttgatgagttgacttgaaagagaggaagcagatgtgtaagtgcttgttggcactgagaaccacgagttgcctgtctcttgcaggttaggaaaaggattgtcatggcctgacatatcgctatgcctgactggaaatttagaaggctccaccatcagtccagaataagtgctctgtaatggggatacaatgtggttctgagaagtagatgtagttgtagtagcaaagtcctcaatggggccatttacttgagtgtagctgctatgtgaatgccaattaaaaatgctcaacttttttaaaacagcaggttgatttaccaaaatctgttctgtttgtctaaccgatattggtgatgggtggttaggtaagtcacatggagatagggcatttgtattagtgacaatctggatggtatgaggcttttgtatgaaaggcacaggtaaacttgtggaggctgaaaatgcgctctctctactaatttctggaataaattcagagttacgatcatcttcgttgacacttgctttaacatgcttcttgttatcttgcactaatgaagatatttgagacacattattaatcccaactcttctttgcactcttaataaaagttgaggatgacctcttttgaaatttggattatagtaggtctgtaactaaaatcaaaggattacattatttagtttctttataaaccaaggtaaaactgacaagcaaagctaagttataaaaatgtattcctttaatgaaaccaactaaatagcatcaaataaaacacctccattagtagtttaacaggtaacatgttagaaagaatacgatcctcaatgaaaaatatattttatatatacagtaaataccactttaagttgcttcatgacttatatctggtttcacagtgctaggaaagtttgtcaaacatccaatattttaacatatccagctgttctcaacttcaaaaaataaaactttttaacgatttgttagctcaagtttaaattcggttttagctacatatgtaaatgtgctttctaggtcacatgatttcatcttacatattgccaataagtgaaaatgttggaataccttactcaaaagagagatgttgttttcttcttccagaaagacaggtagtgaagcagatctttgaaaagtttgtcgctttttactaaatccataaaggttaagctgtcgaattaaactcttcatactcttggtttcaaatattctaaaaggtgcctttctttccaagacttctttcttaaagagttcttcgtcgatcactatacatgtgcctctctcatcccaccaaatagattcaaactgatcactttcaactatattccaaagtttttgtggaaaggtgagtgaaagaaaattagtcacctcatctgtttcagatacagaatatttgtagcatggcctttttatcacaagatcctcagacaaagcctgaaaagcatattcttcaatcatagatctcaaaactgagtccctagtaagtgtataatcatacaaagatctaatggaggtttctgaatcagttgattcatccttaggaggcccatcttgaatttctgaaggtatatgtgccatctcagagaaatctttcttcagatccttttctcatttgtctgattttactgaccactacttcaaaaattgcttggctggccaacagagagaaactctctagaccatcgcagaggtcctcaaagtcaaaaggctgtgacatcacaaaatcacttgtctcctagcaatcaaagggtagctgtgacatcacaaaatcactggtctcctagccattgaaaggtgatgttcagctagggtttacttcagcatcaacttaaaaatacagcctgcttacagaaatagtaaccaaaaccacgaagcatgcaaaatctcattcctaaagaatttttacacagaaaaatcacatcaataaatctacttggtttctgaaatacaagtgatttatcacccttctatacacacatttttcatattcagtactgttacccaagcaaaattggtctactggcctctgcaataaaatctt of Bos taurus isolate L1 Dominette 01449 registration number 42190680 breed Hereford chromosome Y, ARS-UCD2.0, whole genome shotgun sequence contains these proteins:
- the LOC132344671 gene encoding heat shock transcription factor, Y-linked-like — translated: MAHIPSEIQDGPPKDESTDSETSIRSLYDYTLTRDSVLRSMIEEYAFQALSEDLVIKRPCYKYSVSETDEVTNFLSLTFPQKLWNIVESDQFESIWWDERGTCIVIDEELFKKEVLERKAPFRIFETKSMKSLIRQLNLYGFSKKRQTFQRSASLPVFLEEENNISLLSKLQTYYNPNFKRGHPQLLLRVQRRVGINNVSQISSLVQDNKKHVKASVNEDDRNSEFIPEISRESAFSASTSLPVPFIQKPHTIQIVTNTNALSPCDLPNHPSPISVRQTEQILVNQPAVLKKLSIFNWHSHSSYTQVNGPIEDFATTTTSTSQNHIVSPLQSTYSGLMVEPSKFPVRHSDMSGHDNPFPNLQETGNSWFSVPTSTYTSASSLSSQLINNHHYMETMLIKTDLPNTCQIMEPKED